In Drosophila yakuba strain Tai18E2 chromosome 2R, Prin_Dyak_Tai18E2_2.1, whole genome shotgun sequence, a single genomic region encodes these proteins:
- the LOC120321180 gene encoding uncharacterized protein LOC120321180 isoform X2, protein MLWELNASSNKNENFWLQFTSVCFDCLLCRHRPSPATRQLETQEAAGSHKITIQQRANDAKQSHGHGQEPLSQKGLGQQQHVPCIKIVQAMLKTFIPFSPKFGSVGVLPAPSEQWRRNTVENQLKSIFLNGFIDLVELKKQVSMAPRTDRKPF, encoded by the exons ATGCTCTGGGAACTGAACGCTTCGTCAAATAAAAACGAGAATTTTTGGCTTCAGTTTACTTCCGTTTGCTTTGACTGCCTGCTATGCCGACACCGCCCCTCGCCCGCCACCCGGCAATTGGAGACCCAAGAAGCTGCTGGCAGCCATAAAATTACGATCCAGCAGAGAGCAAATGACGCAAAACAGTCGCACGGACATGGCCAAGAGCCTCTGAGCCAAAAGGGGCTggggcagcaacaacacgTTCCTTGCATAAAAATCGTGCAGGCCATGCTAAAAACGTTTATCCCTTTTAGCCCCAAGTTTGGCTCCGTAGGAGTCCTGCCAGCTCCCTCAGAACAATGGCGGAGAAACACTGTGGAAAATCAGTTGAAATCCATATTCTTAAATGGGTTTATCGATTTGGTCGAGTTAAAGAAACAGG TTTCAATGGCCCCCAGGACGGACCGAAAACCATTTTAA
- the LOC120321180 gene encoding uncharacterized protein LOC120321180 isoform X1 has translation MLWELNASSNKNENFWLQFTSVCFDCLLCRHRPSPATRQLETQEAAGSHKITIQQRANDAKQSHGHGQEPLSQKGLGQQQHVPCIKIVQAMLKTFIPFSPKFGSVGVLPAPSEQWRRNTVENQLKSIFLNGFIDLVELKKQVARISPCALKEQFLRL, from the exons ATGCTCTGGGAACTGAACGCTTCGTCAAATAAAAACGAGAATTTTTGGCTTCAGTTTACTTCCGTTTGCTTTGACTGCCTGCTATGCCGACACCGCCCCTCGCCCGCCACCCGGCAATTGGAGACCCAAGAAGCTGCTGGCAGCCATAAAATTACGATCCAGCAGAGAGCAAATGACGCAAAACAGTCGCACGGACATGGCCAAGAGCCTCTGAGCCAAAAGGGGCTggggcagcaacaacacgTTCCTTGCATAAAAATCGTGCAGGCCATGCTAAAAACGTTTATCCCTTTTAGCCCCAAGTTTGGCTCCGTAGGAGTCCTGCCAGCTCCCTCAGAACAATGGCGGAGAAACACTGTGGAAAATCAGTTGAAATCCATATTCTTAAATGGGTTTATCGATTTGGTCGAGTTAAAGAAACAGG TGGCCCGAATTTCTCCCTGTGCACTAAAAGAACAATTTCTTCGTCTTTAG
- the LOC6531409 gene encoding uncharacterized protein LOC6531409, protein MFRSLSANHVRMVIAGSTAIVSLLITGFTTTWVEINKCWGLNVWMNVCLLQIVGGIFLFVGSLKSNHWLFLPWLLAACIFIYTLVYKSILYFYNLDGMMLLVVPLFQSIAGFWSYFMYDVFQDFLQMHTSVQMEY, encoded by the exons ATGTTCCGATCGCTGAGTGCCAACCACGTGCGGATGGTCATTGCTGGCTCCACCGCAATTGTGTCCCTCCTCATAACGGGATTCACCACCACGTGGGTGGAGATCAATAAGTGCTGGGGATTAAACGTGTGGATGAATGTTTGCCTGTTGCAGATCGTCGGTGGAATTTTTCTATTCGTTGGTTCCTTAAAG AGTAATCACTGGCTCTTCTTGccctggctgctggctgcctgCATATTTATCTACACACTCGTGTACAAGTCCATCCTGTACTTTTACAATCTGGACGGGATGATGTTACTTGTGGTTCCCCTGTTTCAGTCCATAGCAG GTTTCTGGTCCTATTTCATGTACGATGTCTTCCAGGACTTTCTTCAAATGCACACTTCCGTGCAAATGGAATATTAG
- the LOC6531410 gene encoding uncharacterized protein LOC6531410 produces the protein MTMLVATLQPEYVPVGITPILNWKEPPILKYCDEDYLLLVLALSICTQFLLMIYVGFAFMQPSSLRKRQLIEDQQKTYASFIFRRLLFQLDEAFFPSKGQERLDSCLKSSENVVLAIQLFRRDAFKVLQPGQSLSSALASDLYYVLDEEEHELVFNGYGCSHSRVEVTEELLVYLLYPERNLSGKK, from the coding sequence ATGACAATGTTGGTGGCCACCTTGCAGCCAGAATATGTGCCTGTTGGCATCACGCCAATCTTGAACTGGAAAGAACCACCAATTCTGAAGTACTGCGATGAGGATTATCTCCTACTTGTCCTGGCCTTGTCCATTTGCACCCAGTTCCTACTGATGATCTATGTGGGCTTTGCATTCATGCAACCGAGTTCCTTGCGCAAGAGGCAGTTGATTGAGGACCAGCAAAAGACCTACGCTAGCTTCATTTTCCGAAGGCTGCTCTTCCAGTTGGACGAGGCATTCTTTCCTTCGAAGGGGCAGGAGCGGTTGGACTCCTGCTTGAAGTCTAGTGAAAATGTAGTCCTGGCCATTCAACTGTTCCGGCGAGATGCTTTCAAGGTCCTTCAACCAGGACAGAGTCTCTCATCCGCTCTAGCCAGCGACCTGTACTATGTGCTGGATGAGGAGGAGCATGAACTAGTTTTCAACGGCTATGGTTGCTCCCACTCAAGGGTCGAGGTCACCGAGGAGCTATTGGTGTACCTGCTATATCCGGAGCGGAATTTGTCCGGAAAGAAGTAA